One genomic segment of Virgibacillus doumboii includes these proteins:
- a CDS encoding FtsX-like permease family protein — protein sequence MIRFIWRSWWRNKERFILLLIGALIVSAGLSYLVGVSEANKATVVDSLEKRWSASYDIVVRPEGSRSVTEDKDLLEPNYLSGLSGGISMEQYEKIKAMENVDIAAPISMIGYVNTFTVMEDNLNITKNGIYRLSQTSETDTGVQNISDDYPDRYFTVGPWDSKNQQKGYGIIYFDQQQLSIGSNILLAGIDPEAESRLVGLDESVIKTEKSRFFTEDDKSTARKELSWKETTLPVLASNQVFVDETTTFTIERLDLPFSDHEVVKKTMEKVKENGGKKYLEQIETTDRKTYSFSSQEAYDKFKRNIKDGFATEDIIMGFEPTPTTYQPVSSPFPERWPYAYQVESFQVPESTNLPQSESYRPVKMTNQDFSKMPRLNVNYIGVFDPGKLDVSKDPLNELPMETYFPSKAQQVLDAENKPVNPPAEMKPVNSPYGFLTKPPSMLTTIEAAAEIMGDKPISAIRIKAKNVDSLSEESQQRLETLAKEIEDKTGLITDITLGSSPQPALAYVPETDSRESSGWLQQPWVKLGSSFAIFKETKVGFSGVVGSVVLVAIVYVFTSNLISMYARRKEFAVLLSTGWRPQKLAKLIYTEALLLGIFVSLVSWFILGFIMITQDTDTSVLRILLIGVLGLLIYLLGAIIPAFLTRKITPYETIQSGEVSKGKRYFRTKSLVSMAFNQLLAKWKRSVLSIAAIAVPTSLLTVFLFVTFRLQGVMYTTWLGQYVALEVGPMHYAAMAVALLIAILTTAEIIWQNVSERQSELALLKAVGWKHGTIRSTILLEGLISGFIAGIFGLLIALVIIWQMYQTFPVDQIGFLLLTWFVPIVTGLIGAFAPAQKAVNIQPYQGMQGAATNSKRTEKRFKFAIGSLAAVLFAGFLTLMAMAVPEMQDNLEANQTQENAPDPTEGEVAPVTADDDDEEKEEEDKSESDKSDGAANEENQIKVRKTYQQGENISYIDHVSIKIGEIIETPEEHKQDSIEDDMKYLTIPVTFIAEKKFTELTPTVYKLSSVTNRKKGEFGTATLTTHRAKIDPIDYTTLENDGWRSGLMHKPGKVVFAVTYIVPKDKTNWSVIFQQLNFTGERYFEVKLTK from the coding sequence ATGATCCGCTTTATTTGGAGGAGCTGGTGGCGTAATAAAGAGCGCTTTATCTTGCTGTTAATCGGCGCTCTCATTGTAAGTGCAGGGTTAAGTTATTTGGTCGGTGTTTCCGAAGCCAATAAAGCCACGGTTGTGGACTCGCTTGAGAAAAGATGGTCCGCTTCCTATGATATCGTTGTGCGGCCTGAAGGAAGCCGGAGTGTTACCGAGGACAAAGATCTGCTTGAGCCAAATTACCTGAGCGGGTTGTCCGGCGGCATTTCCATGGAACAATACGAGAAAATCAAAGCTATGGAAAATGTTGATATTGCCGCACCCATTTCGATGATTGGCTATGTCAATACGTTTACGGTGATGGAAGATAACCTTAACATTACGAAAAATGGTATCTATCGCTTATCACAGACCAGTGAAACCGATACAGGCGTACAGAACATCAGCGATGATTATCCAGATCGCTATTTCACCGTCGGCCCGTGGGATTCCAAGAACCAGCAAAAAGGTTATGGCATTATATATTTTGACCAACAGCAGCTGAGCATAGGGTCAAATATTCTCTTAGCCGGGATTGACCCGGAAGCGGAATCCAGGTTGGTCGGACTTGATGAATCCGTTATTAAAACTGAAAAAAGTCGTTTTTTTACCGAGGATGATAAGTCAACTGCCAGAAAAGAATTAAGCTGGAAAGAAACAACCCTGCCAGTTTTGGCGAGCAATCAGGTTTTTGTAGATGAAACGACCACATTTACTATCGAGCGGTTGGATTTACCTTTCTCAGACCATGAAGTTGTAAAAAAGACGATGGAAAAAGTTAAGGAAAACGGTGGGAAAAAGTACCTCGAACAAATCGAAACAACCGACAGAAAAACATATTCCTTTTCATCACAGGAAGCATATGACAAGTTCAAAAGGAATATTAAAGATGGTTTTGCCACCGAAGATATAATTATGGGATTTGAACCAACACCAACAACGTACCAACCAGTTTCAAGCCCGTTTCCCGAACGTTGGCCTTACGCATACCAGGTGGAATCATTTCAAGTACCGGAATCCACTAATCTGCCACAAAGCGAATCTTATCGTCCGGTTAAAATGACAAATCAGGATTTCAGCAAAATGCCAAGGCTTAACGTTAATTATATTGGTGTATTTGACCCCGGTAAACTGGATGTTTCCAAAGACCCATTAAATGAACTGCCAATGGAAACGTATTTCCCATCCAAGGCACAACAAGTTTTGGATGCTGAAAATAAACCGGTAAACCCACCAGCGGAAATGAAGCCGGTCAATAGTCCATATGGCTTTTTGACCAAACCGCCATCCATGTTGACGACAATTGAAGCGGCAGCAGAAATTATGGGTGATAAACCGATTTCAGCAATCCGAATCAAGGCAAAAAATGTTGACAGCCTGTCCGAGGAATCACAGCAACGTCTGGAAACATTGGCAAAAGAAATCGAGGATAAGACTGGACTTATCACGGATATCACGCTTGGATCATCACCACAGCCTGCACTGGCATATGTTCCTGAAACAGATTCACGGGAATCAAGCGGCTGGCTGCAGCAACCTTGGGTAAAACTCGGCTCGTCATTCGCAATTTTTAAAGAAACAAAAGTTGGCTTTTCTGGGGTTGTCGGCAGTGTCGTGCTAGTTGCAATTGTTTATGTATTCACATCAAACCTGATTTCCATGTATGCCCGCCGGAAAGAGTTTGCAGTCCTATTGTCAACCGGGTGGCGTCCGCAAAAGTTGGCAAAATTGATTTACACGGAAGCACTGCTTTTGGGGATATTTGTTTCTCTTGTCAGCTGGTTTATTTTAGGATTCATCATGATTACTCAGGATACCGATACTTCGGTTCTAAGGATATTACTTATCGGAGTGCTCGGGCTGCTGATTTATTTACTCGGTGCCATAATCCCAGCATTTTTAACACGTAAAATAACCCCATATGAAACAATACAGTCAGGAGAAGTTTCTAAAGGTAAAAGGTATTTCCGCACAAAATCCCTTGTTTCGATGGCATTCAATCAATTATTGGCCAAATGGAAACGGAGCGTGTTATCAATTGCAGCAATCGCCGTTCCAACAAGCCTGCTGACAGTATTTTTATTTGTTACATTCCGCTTACAAGGTGTCATGTATACCACATGGCTCGGTCAATATGTCGCCCTTGAGGTTGGACCGATGCATTATGCCGCAATGGCTGTAGCGTTACTAATTGCCATTTTGACTACAGCAGAAATCATTTGGCAAAACGTTAGTGAGCGCCAGTCGGAACTTGCACTGTTAAAAGCGGTTGGCTGGAAGCATGGAACGATTCGCTCAACTATTTTACTTGAAGGATTAATCAGCGGGTTTATTGCAGGAATTTTTGGTTTGCTGATTGCCCTAGTCATCATCTGGCAAATGTATCAAACATTTCCCGTCGACCAAATTGGCTTTCTGCTTCTGACATGGTTCGTGCCAATAGTGACAGGTTTAATTGGAGCATTTGCACCAGCGCAAAAAGCGGTAAATATCCAGCCATATCAGGGAATGCAGGGAGCAGCAACAAACAGTAAGCGGACAGAAAAACGGTTCAAATTCGCAATCGGTTCATTAGCAGCAGTTTTATTTGCGGGCTTTCTGACATTAATGGCAATGGCGGTACCGGAAATGCAGGACAATTTGGAGGCAAATCAGACGCAGGAAAATGCACCGGATCCAACAGAAGGTGAGGTTGCTCCGGTTACAGCAGATGATGACGATGAGGAAAAAGAAGAAGAGGATAAATCAGAAAGTGATAAATCTGATGGTGCAGCAAATGAAGAAAATCAGATAAAGGTAAGGAAAACATACCAGCAAGGTGAAAACATTTCTTACATTGATCACGTATCTATTAAAATTGGAGAAATAATCGAAACCCCTGAAGAACATAAGCAGGATAGCATTGAAGATGACATGAAATATCTAACTATACCGGTAACATTTATTGCTGAGAAGAAATTTACGGAGTTAACCCCTACAGTCTATAAACTAAGCAGCGTTACGAACAGAAAAAAAGGAGAATTTGGTACAGCAACTCTAACAACTCACAGAGCTAAAATTGATCCTATTGATTACACAACGCTTGAAAATGACGGCTGGAGATCCGGACTAATGCACAAACCGGGCAAAGTAGTATTTGCTGTGACGTACATTGTTCCGAAAGATAAAACAAATTGGAGTGTTATTTTTCAACAATTAAATTTTACTGGTGAACGGTACTTCGAAGTAAAATTAACGAAATGA
- a CDS encoding M24 family metallopeptidase: MLTFSISEFGERLLKTKQRMAEAGVDMLLVTDPANMNYLTGYDAWSFYVHQLLIVMIDEEQPIWVGRSQDANAALHTTWLDKEQIIPYADHYVQSTIRHPMDFVCDLLKERKRDNQTIAVEMDAYYFTAKSYMRLTQKMPDATFKDGTNLVNWVRIIKSEREIQYIKQAAKISEKAMQVAFDTINEGVRECDVVAEISHAQISGTEDFGGDYPSIVPLLPTGDKTSASHLTWTDDRFKHGDPVIIELAGCYKRYHSPLARTAVIGMPTEDMQYVSDVVVEGINTALDAVKPGITCEELEMVWRRVIEKSGIKKESRMGYSMGLNYPPDWGEHTASLRPGDRTILEPNMTFHLIPGIWMDNMGVEISESFRVTENGCEILAEFPRELMIKPNIRLA, translated from the coding sequence GTGTTAACATTTTCTATTTCTGAGTTTGGGGAAAGATTGCTGAAAACAAAGCAGCGGATGGCTGAAGCAGGTGTGGATATGCTGCTGGTGACTGACCCGGCGAATATGAACTATTTAACCGGTTATGATGCGTGGTCTTTTTATGTTCATCAATTGCTGATTGTGATGATTGATGAGGAGCAGCCGATTTGGGTTGGCCGGAGTCAGGATGCCAACGCGGCTTTACACACGACGTGGCTTGATAAAGAACAAATAATTCCGTATGCAGATCATTATGTGCAGTCAACGATCAGACACCCAATGGATTTTGTATGTGATTTGCTGAAGGAAAGAAAACGTGATAATCAGACGATTGCTGTTGAGATGGATGCGTATTATTTCACGGCTAAAAGTTACATGCGATTAACCCAAAAGATGCCGGATGCAACGTTTAAAGACGGAACAAATCTGGTTAATTGGGTGCGCATTATTAAGTCTGAGCGTGAAATACAATATATAAAACAAGCTGCAAAAATTTCCGAAAAAGCTATGCAGGTTGCGTTTGATACGATAAACGAAGGAGTACGGGAGTGTGACGTTGTTGCTGAAATATCGCATGCGCAAATAAGCGGGACAGAAGATTTTGGCGGCGATTATCCGTCCATCGTTCCTCTTTTGCCGACGGGTGATAAAACATCAGCATCCCATTTGACCTGGACGGATGACAGGTTTAAGCATGGTGACCCTGTCATTATTGAACTTGCCGGATGTTACAAACGTTATCATTCACCACTCGCACGAACAGCGGTAATCGGGATGCCAACAGAGGATATGCAATACGTTTCTGACGTTGTTGTAGAAGGAATTAATACTGCGCTTGATGCTGTCAAACCAGGCATAACATGTGAAGAATTGGAAATGGTCTGGCGGAGGGTTATTGAAAAGAGCGGTATTAAAAAAGAGTCCCGGATGGGGTATTCGATGGGACTTAATTATCCACCGGACTGGGGTGAGCATACGGCAAGTCTCAGACCGGGAGATCGTACGATTTTGGAGCCGAACATGACATTCCATTTGATTCCTGGTATCTGGATGGACAATATGGGTGTTGAAATCAGTGAATCCTTCCGGGTTACGGAAAATGGCTGTGAAATACTTGCTGAGTTTCCTCGTGAGCTGATGATTAAACCGAATATTCGGCTGGCTTAA
- the ehuB gene encoding ectoine/hydroxyectoine ABC transporter substrate-binding protein EhuB has translation MRKLLLASVLCFSFVLLAACGSNDEGNESSGEGEGGDSVLAQLKEEGTVTVGFANEKPYAYQEDGELKGAAVDIAKAVFAELGIDNMEGQLAEFGQLIPGLNAGKFDVITAGMAINPDRCKNADFGEPEMMYGEGLVVQEGNPLDLHSYADIAENPDATIAIMQGATENEFVKSEGVSDDQIQSAPDVPATFSAVSSGRADATTGTGMSLKKALETSNAENLELVTDFEQPDVEGVPSYGAAAFHKDNDELRKAYNEKLAELKASDEFGKILEANGFSAETNIAPDDITTEEICNGEI, from the coding sequence ATGAGAAAGCTATTATTAGCTTCAGTATTATGTTTTTCTTTCGTTTTACTTGCTGCTTGTGGATCGAATGATGAGGGAAACGAAAGCAGCGGGGAAGGAGAAGGCGGAGACAGCGTTCTTGCCCAGCTTAAAGAAGAAGGTACGGTAACAGTTGGTTTTGCCAATGAAAAACCATATGCATATCAGGAAGATGGAGAATTAAAAGGTGCAGCTGTTGATATTGCCAAAGCCGTATTTGCGGAACTGGGTATTGATAATATGGAAGGACAACTTGCTGAATTTGGACAACTTATCCCTGGCTTAAACGCTGGTAAGTTCGACGTTATTACAGCGGGTATGGCAATCAATCCGGATCGCTGTAAAAACGCTGATTTTGGTGAACCGGAAATGATGTATGGTGAAGGATTGGTTGTTCAGGAAGGAAATCCGTTAGACCTTCACAGTTATGCAGATATTGCAGAAAATCCTGATGCTACCATTGCAATTATGCAAGGTGCAACAGAGAATGAATTTGTTAAATCAGAAGGTGTGAGTGATGATCAGATTCAAAGTGCACCGGACGTTCCGGCAACATTCTCAGCCGTATCATCCGGCCGTGCTGATGCAACAACCGGGACGGGAATGTCACTTAAGAAGGCGCTGGAAACATCAAATGCAGAAAATCTTGAATTAGTTACTGATTTTGAACAGCCTGATGTTGAAGGTGTTCCAAGCTATGGTGCTGCCGCATTCCATAAAGATAATGATGAGTTGCGTAAAGCATATAATGAAAAGCTGGCTGAATTAAAGGCAAGCGATGAATTTGGCAAAATCTTAGAAGCTAATGGATTTAGTGCAGAGACTAATATAGCTCCAGATGATATTACAACTGAAGAAATCTGCAATGGGGAAATTTAA
- a CDS encoding 2-hydroxyacid dehydrogenase: MNKKVIAYNRVETPVLEDLKKKYDVHFFKNIDTKKDPEFLDHLKETEGIIGLELPVDQELLDQAPNLKIISNVSVGYNNLDINEMKKRNIMATNTPGILTDTVADIVFGLVIATARRIPEMDNYVKNGQWQSEAIGPEHFGTNVHHKTLGIVGMGRIGHAIAQRAHFGFDMNILYHSRSRKPDAEERFNAGYRDLDALLQESDFVCLITPLTPQTEGLIGKREFELMKKSAIFINGSRGKTVVEEDLINALQNGEIAAAGLDVFEKEPLDPDSPLLKMKNTVTTPHIGSSTHETELKMSELAAHNLEEALSGRKPPNLVDEIVWKEN; encoded by the coding sequence ATGAATAAAAAAGTTATTGCCTACAACCGCGTGGAGACACCTGTTTTGGAGGATTTGAAAAAGAAGTACGATGTCCATTTTTTTAAAAATATCGATACAAAAAAAGATCCAGAGTTTTTGGACCACTTGAAAGAAACAGAAGGAATTATCGGACTGGAGCTTCCGGTGGATCAGGAATTGCTCGACCAGGCTCCCAATCTGAAAATAATCAGTAATGTATCTGTCGGCTACAACAACCTTGATATCAACGAAATGAAGAAGCGAAATATTATGGCCACTAATACACCGGGCATCTTAACCGATACTGTCGCAGATATAGTATTCGGACTGGTCATTGCCACAGCCAGACGTATTCCGGAGATGGACAACTATGTAAAAAACGGTCAATGGCAATCAGAGGCAATCGGACCTGAACACTTTGGTACCAATGTCCATCACAAAACATTGGGCATTGTCGGCATGGGAAGAATCGGCCACGCAATTGCACAGCGGGCCCACTTTGGATTTGATATGAATATTTTATACCACAGCCGCTCCAGAAAGCCTGACGCAGAAGAAAGGTTCAACGCCGGCTATCGTGATCTTGATGCATTATTGCAGGAGTCCGATTTCGTCTGCCTTATCACACCACTCACCCCACAAACAGAGGGACTTATCGGCAAACGCGAATTCGAACTCATGAAAAAATCCGCTATCTTCATTAACGGATCGCGCGGAAAAACAGTTGTGGAAGAGGACTTAATCAACGCACTCCAGAACGGTGAAATTGCCGCAGCCGGGCTTGATGTTTTTGAAAAAGAACCACTTGATCCGGACAGCCCGCTGCTCAAAATGAAAAACACGGTTACAACACCGCATATCGGATCCTCTACACACGAAACGGAACTGAAAATGTCTGAACTTGCAGCACATAACCTTGAAGAAGCCCTAAGTGGGAGGAAGCCGCCTAATTTGGTAGATGAGATTGTTTGGAAGGAAAACTGA
- a CDS encoding type II toxin-antitoxin system prevent-host-death family antitoxin has translation MKVPSTKVQNNFGKYLKFADAGEEIIVTKSGKDVARILTCHDTDTVREQQSEYRSSGDWVTYKEFLELTEESEQRFELIDGVVYNLASPSYKHQHAVHELHGPFYNWFKGKNCVPLTSPFDITLFKEENNICVVQPDIVVICDMDNLDEKGKYKGTPTLVVEVLSPSTRSKDMLKKLELYKQCNVKEYWIVDTINEHVLIYLLENNDIINSKTYSKNARQMVRSEIFEGLNADLQDVFA, from the coding sequence ATGAAAGTACCTTCAACCAAAGTGCAAAATAATTTCGGAAAATACTTGAAATTCGCGGATGCGGGCGAGGAAATCATCGTAACGAAAAGCGGAAAAGATGTAGCCAGAATCCTGACCTGTCATGACACAGATACTGTCAGAGAACAACAATCAGAATATCGTTCTTCGGGTGATTGGGTGACTTATAAAGAATTTCTGGAATTAACCGAAGAATCGGAACAAAGGTTTGAGTTAATTGACGGCGTGGTCTATAACCTAGCCTCCCCTTCGTATAAGCACCAACATGCGGTCCACGAGCTTCACGGCCCATTTTACAACTGGTTTAAAGGGAAAAATTGTGTTCCGCTAACATCACCTTTCGATATAACTCTCTTTAAGGAGGAAAACAACATCTGTGTGGTCCAGCCAGACATTGTTGTCATCTGTGACATGGACAATCTGGACGAAAAAGGCAAATATAAGGGGACGCCCACTCTTGTGGTCGAAGTCTTATCACCATCCACCAGAAGTAAAGATATGCTGAAGAAGCTTGAGTTATACAAGCAATGCAACGTAAAAGAATACTGGATTGTCGACACGATCAATGAACATGTATTGATTTACTTGCTGGAGAACAATGATATTATTAACAGTAAAACCTATTCAAAAAATGCACGCCAAATGGTTCGGTCCGAAATATTTGAAGGATTGAACGCTGACTTGCAGGATGTGTTTGCCTGA
- the gabT gene encoding 4-aminobutyrate--2-oxoglutarate transaminase, with translation MNRQFANVQTELPGPKAKELLDRRHDVVPHGVGYGAPTFVESAKGALLNDVDGNQFIDFAGAIGCINVGHSHDSVVSALHDQVDKYIHTGFNVMMYDPYIEFAEKVAALAPGSSKKKVMFLNSGAEAVENAVKIARKYTKRQGVVSFSGGFHGRTLMTMSMTGKVKPFKYEYGPFAPEVYHAPYPYYYRRPEQMSEDEYTDYLLNQIEEFFISEVDPSLVGAFVMEPVQGESGFIIPNKKFVQGVYELCKQHGILFIADEIQTGFGRTGKYFAMEHFGVEPDLTVISKSMAAGTPISGVIGREEIMDGAKPGELGGTYCGSVLGCRAGLAVLDIMEKENLNERAEKIGKRVMERFGEFAEKLDVVGEYRGLGAMCALELVKDRETKEPAKEMTAQVLKEARERGLIVLKSGVHDNVVRLLMPLVITDEQLEEGLDILEEAVEAAALVGAKG, from the coding sequence ATGAATAGACAATTTGCAAATGTTCAAACGGAATTACCAGGTCCAAAGGCGAAGGAATTGCTGGATCGGAGACATGATGTTGTTCCACATGGGGTCGGTTATGGGGCACCGACATTTGTGGAATCAGCAAAAGGTGCACTTTTGAATGACGTTGACGGGAACCAATTTATCGATTTTGCCGGTGCAATTGGCTGTATCAATGTGGGGCACAGTCATGATTCAGTTGTAAGCGCTTTACATGACCAGGTTGATAAATATATTCATACCGGATTCAACGTTATGATGTATGATCCGTATATTGAATTTGCTGAGAAAGTTGCGGCGCTGGCACCCGGGTCATCCAAAAAGAAAGTGATGTTTTTAAACAGTGGTGCAGAAGCGGTGGAAAATGCGGTAAAAATTGCCCGCAAATATACGAAACGTCAGGGAGTTGTTTCATTTTCGGGCGGCTTTCACGGACGGACATTGATGACGATGTCGATGACTGGGAAGGTGAAACCGTTTAAATACGAGTATGGGCCGTTTGCGCCGGAGGTTTATCATGCGCCATATCCGTATTATTACCGTCGTCCTGAACAAATGAGTGAAGATGAATATACCGATTATTTACTAAATCAAATCGAGGAATTTTTTATCAGTGAAGTGGATCCGAGTCTTGTCGGGGCATTTGTCATGGAACCGGTTCAGGGAGAAAGCGGATTTATTATCCCGAATAAAAAATTCGTTCAAGGGGTATATGAACTGTGTAAGCAGCATGGCATTTTGTTTATCGCCGACGAAATCCAGACAGGGTTCGGCCGTACCGGAAAATATTTTGCGATGGAACATTTTGGTGTTGAACCGGACTTGACCGTTATTTCCAAATCAATGGCTGCCGGAACGCCAATCAGCGGGGTGATTGGCCGTGAGGAAATTATGGATGGTGCTAAGCCAGGCGAATTAGGCGGTACGTATTGCGGCAGTGTACTCGGGTGCCGGGCAGGGCTCGCCGTTCTGGATATTATGGAAAAAGAAAACCTGAACGAACGTGCTGAAAAGATTGGTAAGCGGGTTATGGAAAGGTTCGGTGAATTTGCTGAGAAATTAGATGTGGTAGGAGAATATCGCGGACTCGGTGCAATGTGTGCACTTGAGCTGGTGAAGGACCGTGAAACGAAAGAACCTGCCAAAGAAATGACGGCACAGGTGTTAAAAGAAGCACGTGAGCGAGGGCTGATCGTCCTGAAATCCGGTGTACATGATAATGTTGTACGGCTGCTCATGCCATTGGTTATCACCGATGAGCAGCTTGAAGAAGGTTTGGATATTCTGGAAGAGGCAGTGGAAGCAGCAGCACTTGTCGGAGCAAAAGGGTAA
- a CDS encoding NAD-dependent succinate-semialdehyde dehydrogenase: MTVLKMENYLMNINGEWVGKDLKTKDVTNPANGEIVGTVPNGGEAEAEQAIDAAFEAFQSWSETNAHERAGYLKRLNQLMLENEEELAQIMTLEMGKPINESRGEVKYAASFIEWFAEEGKRVYGETIPAHKAGKRLQVWKKPVGVVAAITPWNFPAAMLTRKMGPALAAGCTVIMKPSGESPLTAVKLMELCEEAGFPKGVVNLVTGSSSKIAKTIMENNKVRKVTFTGSTEVGKLLIKQSAEQVKNVSLELGGHAPLVVLDDANVDLAVKGTVASKFRNAGQTCICANRVYVQAGIYDEFVEKLSQAVKELKVGDGTDESVDIGPLINQDGLDKVKRHVDDAVSKGATVVSGGEPISDNGGVFYQPTVVKDVDNSMVIMHEETFGPVTPVQQIASDEEAVKLANDTPYGLAAYVFTENVARGMKLIEKLDFGIVGWNDGAPSAAQVPFGGMKESGIGREGGHEGIEEFVESQYVSIGME, translated from the coding sequence ATGACTGTATTGAAGATGGAAAATTATTTGATGAATATAAATGGTGAGTGGGTCGGTAAAGATCTTAAGACAAAAGATGTCACGAACCCTGCGAACGGCGAGATTGTCGGGACGGTGCCAAATGGTGGTGAAGCGGAGGCAGAACAGGCGATTGACGCGGCTTTCGAAGCTTTTCAGTCCTGGTCCGAAACAAATGCCCATGAACGTGCCGGATATTTAAAGCGGCTGAATCAGCTTATGCTGGAGAACGAGGAAGAACTGGCACAAATCATGACTCTCGAAATGGGTAAGCCAATCAATGAATCACGCGGTGAAGTGAAATATGCTGCTTCATTCATTGAATGGTTCGCCGAAGAAGGGAAGCGTGTTTACGGTGAAACGATTCCGGCACATAAGGCTGGTAAGCGCCTGCAGGTATGGAAAAAACCTGTCGGGGTTGTCGCTGCGATTACACCGTGGAATTTTCCAGCTGCGATGCTGACACGAAAGATGGGTCCGGCACTTGCTGCAGGCTGTACGGTAATTATGAAGCCTTCTGGTGAAAGCCCATTAACAGCGGTTAAATTAATGGAACTGTGTGAGGAAGCTGGTTTTCCAAAAGGCGTTGTAAACCTGGTAACAGGCTCTTCATCGAAAATTGCCAAAACAATCATGGAAAATAATAAAGTACGCAAAGTTACATTTACCGGTTCAACCGAAGTTGGCAAACTATTAATTAAACAAAGTGCTGAACAGGTGAAAAATGTGTCCCTGGAACTCGGAGGCCATGCACCGCTTGTCGTATTGGATGATGCGAATGTTGACCTGGCAGTTAAAGGAACGGTGGCATCCAAGTTCAGAAATGCCGGGCAGACATGTATATGTGCCAATCGGGTATACGTACAGGCAGGTATTTATGATGAATTTGTTGAGAAGCTTTCCCAAGCGGTAAAAGAATTGAAAGTCGGCGACGGCACTGATGAATCCGTTGATATTGGTCCGCTAATCAATCAGGACGGACTGGATAAGGTGAAACGACATGTTGATGATGCTGTTTCCAAAGGGGCAACGGTTGTATCCGGCGGTGAGCCGATTTCGGATAATGGCGGTGTATTTTATCAGCCAACCGTAGTTAAAGATGTAGATAATTCAATGGTGATAATGCATGAAGAGACATTCGGCCCTGTAACACCTGTTCAGCAAATCGCTTCAGACGAAGAGGCGGTTAAGCTGGCAAATGATACACCGTATGGATTGGCCGCATATGTCTTTACGGAAAATGTTGCAAGAGGCATGAAGCTGATTGAAAAACTTGACTTCGGAATTGTCGGCTGGAACGACGGTGCACCATCAGCAGCACAAGTGCCGTTTGGCGGAATGAAAGAAAGCGGCATCGGCAGAGAAGGCGGACACGAAGGTATCGAAGAATTTGTTGAATCACAATACGTGTCAATTGGCATGGAATAG
- a CDS encoding GntR family transcriptional regulator has translation MDDDNYILQKPLSELIADELKRKIWNEDIKFGERLLETDLAESFDVSRSTIREAFKILEVEELVISKARKGTYVTDFTDQDLDEIIELRSLIESQAFTQAIKHLEKEHFDHLRKIMEQMKVIADEKDWNGLFDLDMKFHSFVVGLCGNSRIIKIYDSLQVQIRTFLMHLDRYYSSYQAFYDEHKELLKALESKDEHKVNEGVKDHIAYVEANLLGQHAKASG, from the coding sequence ATGGATGATGACAATTATATTTTGCAAAAACCATTAAGTGAACTGATTGCAGACGAACTGAAACGGAAAATTTGGAATGAAGATATAAAGTTTGGTGAGCGACTGCTGGAAACGGATCTGGCGGAAAGCTTTGATGTCAGCCGAAGCACAATTCGTGAGGCGTTTAAAATTCTGGAAGTGGAAGAATTGGTGATAAGTAAAGCAAGGAAAGGTACGTATGTGACGGATTTTACTGATCAGGATCTGGATGAAATTATTGAATTGCGTTCACTGATTGAATCGCAGGCGTTTACCCAGGCCATTAAACATCTCGAGAAGGAACACTTTGACCACTTACGAAAAATTATGGAGCAGATGAAAGTGATAGCAGATGAAAAAGATTGGAATGGGCTGTTTGATCTTGATATGAAGTTCCATAGTTTTGTAGTTGGTTTGTGCGGCAATTCGCGGATTATCAAGATTTATGATTCATTGCAGGTGCAAATCAGAACGTTCCTGATGCATCTTGACCGGTATTATTCAAGTTATCAGGCATTTTATGATGAGCATAAGGAATTGCTTAAAGCATTGGAGTCCAAAGATGAGCATAAAGTGAATGAGGGAGTGAAGGATCACATCGCATACGTCGAGGCTAATCTGCTTGGTCAACATGCAAAGGCATCAGGATAG